The region tggactgagttgtggttgtaatttgtcactctaaagttgttaagcaagagtgtgtgtctacttgatcaaagctgtgaagcaggatcaagtgtgtgtctacttgatcaaagttgtgaagcaagatcaagtgtgtgtctacttgatcaaagttgtgaagcaagatcaagtgtgtgtcttcttgattgaaactgtgaagtaaaatcaagagtgtgttattgaaaagtgttttcttttctcaagggattgttgtttaaaatcacaggtgtgattgtagggaagtgagtgggttctcatatctaagagtgcttaagtagaaattgcacgggtagagattaggtgagaaagattgtaacttgttgaagtgtatggagagtctttgaactgattttattttagtgaatttccttcctggcttggtagcccccagacgtaggtgagttgcaccgaactgggttaacaattgcttgtgtcatttgcaTTACCATTCTATATCTTTCTTCTATTAGTGtaactcagatattagtgtcgtgacattaccttcgacatctcatatctgataccagaatttcagggTTGATCTTCACAAAGACTGATGGAAATGGCGCCACCAAATGGACCGAGATTGAAATACCTAAAGTGACCTTGATTGAaatgtaattcccaatgatgttTTCCTTCCTTTTTATCAAAAGAACCCATGTCAATCCCAAGACATGAGGGGATCATTTGCAGGGCCTCATCAGATTTCCTTATTAATCATTAATGAAAAAGGTTCATGTTCGCAATCAATTTTGAGATCCTTGcctttcatttatttatttcacCTTTTTTTCAAATGgcatttttcttttttttttcttttaaaaaaaaaattcttttcaAATCATCCTTTATTTCATACCAATAAAAGCGTGGACCTTAAATCATGCAGATCATCCTCGACAACCACCAATGACAATTCTGCTACAGTGTCATACGACTTTGACAACCCGATTAATCAAGCTGATGAAGAGTGTGAGGAAGAGGCCGAACTCCCAGAAGAATTGGCAAGGTTGCTCAAGCAGGAGGAAAAAGTCATCCAGCCGCACGAAGAATCAGTGGAAGTGATTAACCTTGGGACATATGAGGAAGCGAAAGAAGTCTGAGTCGACTCCGCTCTACAAGATGAGGTGAAGACAAAATTGATTGAGCTCTTGAAGGAATACAAAaatgtgtttgcatggtcataccaagatatgcccgGACTCGATAATGACATTGTGGTCCATCATCTACCCCTTAAAGAAGAATTCCCTCCAGTAAAGCAAAAGCTACGAAGGACCCGTCCCgacatggctatgaaaatcaaggaggaggtacaaaagcagcTCAACACCGGCTTCCTAGCGGTCTCCAATTATCCTCAATGGATAGCTAACATTGTGCatgtacctaagaaggatggcaaagtaagaatgtgcatagattatagagatctaaatagagcaagtcccaaagatgactttccactgccacacattgacgTGCTAGTAGATAATACCACTCAGTTCTCtgttttctcttttatggatggtttctccggttataaccagatccgcatggctcaagaagatatggagaaaaccactttcataacGCCATGGGGCACCTTATGCTACAATGTGATGCCTTTTGGATTGAATAACGCCGGCGCCACATACCAACGAGCCATTGTCACTCTCTTTCACGATATGAtccataaagagattgaggtctacgTCGACGACATGATAGCCAAGTCTCAAACCGAAGAAGAACACATTGTCAATCTAGAAAAGCTGTTTGAGAGGctgaggaagttcaaattgaggcttaatcccaacaaatgcacatttggggtaagATTCGGAAAATTGTTAGGTTTTATCGTTAGTCAACGTGGCATCGAAGTAGATCCCGAGAAAGTAAAGGCCATACAAGCTATGCCGGCACCCAAAACCGATAAGGAAGTCCGAGgattcctaggtagattgaactacattgctaggttcatatctcacctcactgccatccaatcttcaaacttcttcgaAAGGATCAAGCCATCATTTGGAACGATGACTGCCAAGACGCATTTGAGAAAATAAAGGAATATTTGCAAGAACCTCCTGTGTTGATGCCTCTTGTACCTGGTagaccattaatcatgtatctcaCCGTTCTCGAAGGATCAATGGGTTGTGTCTTCGGCCAACATGACGAGACTGGTaaaaaagagcatgcaatatactatttgagcaagaagttcactaATTGCGAGAGTAGGTATTCGATGCTTGAAAATACTTGTTACGCACTAGCATGGGCTGCCAAACGTTTAAGACAATACATGCTCACTTATACGACATTATTGATCTTTAAAATGGATCCTGTtaaatacatatttgagaagccgACTCTAACGGTAGAATAGCCCGATGGCAAATGGCTTTAACCGAGTACGATatccaacatgtcactcaaaaggccatcaaagggagtgtattgtctgattatcttgCACAACAACCCTTAGAGGACTATCAGTCCATGCGTTTCGAATTCCCCGACGAGGATATCATGTTGATTAGGGATTGCAACATCCCTGGTCCCGAGGAAGGACCCGAGCCTGGATCCCGATGGACcatggtttttgatggagcttctaatgcTCATGCAGTAATCACTTCTCTAACTAATTTCCATCTCCCCTTCACCGCCCGATTAtgttttgaatgtacaaacaatatggccgaatacgaggcttgtatctttgGTATTGAAGCTGCTATCGATCTTAGAATCAAAATCCTGGAAGTCTATGGGgactcagccttggtaatcagccaagtcaaaggagattgggatacTATAGATCATAAGCTCATTCCTTACAAAGAGCATGTCTTGAAATTAGTCCCATACTTCGATGAAATTACATTTCACCACAtccctcga is a window of Lathyrus oleraceus cultivar Zhongwan6 chromosome 6, CAAS_Psat_ZW6_1.0, whole genome shotgun sequence DNA encoding:
- the LOC127094102 gene encoding uncharacterized protein LOC127094102; amino-acid sequence: MRFEFPDEDIMLIRDCNIPGPEEGPEPGSRWTMVFDGASNAHAVITSLTNFHLPFTARLCFECTNNMAEYEACIFGIEAAIDLRIKILEVYGDSALVISQVKGDWDTIDHKLIPYKEHVLKLVPYFDEITFHHIPREENQLADALATLASMFKVKWKNEALSFHLNYLDEPAYCLAAEDEADGHPWFHDIMKFLENQEYHADASITDKKYF